A window of Rhodococcus sp. SGAir0479 contains these coding sequences:
- a CDS encoding ABC transporter ATP-binding protein produces MSGLLLRNVSTGYLPARPCVRNVDLEVERGRIACLLGPNGAGKTTLLLALAGLLPRFTGDVVVDGLVVESGRPRQAVQSGLVLVPDDRALFRELSAGDNLRLAVADRKRRRGAIDEVLEYFPALEKRMAVAAGRLSGGEQQMLAIGRAILQRPKVLLIDELSMGLAPVIVDDILAALRRLATERGMSVLLVEQHVHLALRTADDAAVLVHGSVALTDSAAALSTEPARIERAYLGAAARVYEPTGVVREHPTVDDR; encoded by the coding sequence GTGAGCGGATTGCTCCTTCGGAACGTGTCCACCGGGTACCTCCCGGCCCGGCCGTGTGTGCGGAACGTCGACCTGGAGGTGGAGCGGGGGAGGATCGCCTGCCTACTCGGCCCCAACGGGGCCGGGAAGACGACCCTGCTGCTCGCGCTCGCCGGCTTGTTGCCCAGGTTCACAGGCGACGTCGTCGTCGACGGACTTGTCGTCGAAAGCGGCCGACCGCGACAAGCGGTGCAATCCGGCCTGGTTCTGGTTCCCGACGACCGTGCCTTGTTCCGGGAGTTGAGCGCGGGCGACAACCTCCGGCTGGCCGTGGCGGACCGGAAGAGGCGGCGCGGTGCGATCGACGAGGTCCTCGAATACTTTCCGGCACTGGAGAAGCGGATGGCGGTCGCGGCGGGGCGACTGTCCGGCGGCGAGCAGCAGATGCTGGCGATCGGCCGGGCCATCCTGCAGCGCCCGAAAGTTCTGTTGATCGACGAACTGAGTATGGGGTTGGCCCCCGTGATCGTCGACGACATCCTCGCCGCCTTGCGCCGTCTCGCAACGGAACGAGGGATGTCGGTGCTGTTGGTCGAACAGCACGTGCATCTCGCGCTCCGGACCGCCGACGATGCCGCGGTACTGGTACACGGGAGCGTGGCGTTGACGGATTCGGCTGCTGCGCTGAGCACCGAACCCGCCCGGATCGAGCGGGCATACCTCGGTGCGGCGGCTCGGGTGTACGAGCCGACCGGCGTCGTACGGGAGCACCCGACAGTGGATGACCGCTGA
- a CDS encoding SMP-30/gluconolactonase/LRE family protein codes for MTNVVADTAAAVAEAGARVVEPRKITGGFSWPECPRWHDGTFWFSDMYTSTLKTIDTEGNVTVVVDASGRRAGSGVPIVLGGFGWLPDGRLLVTSMHEKLVLVHGGHRPDDLEVYTDVSELAPAPINDMVVDVDGRAYVTQLGFDLFKGDEPVPSPIIVVEPDGSASTADSVGPLLCANGIAVSADGTKVYTAEVMDRKITVIDRAVDGTLSNPRTFATCPFLPDGIGLDEDGGVWAAMPGSGYVARFTEDGMTDAIPVPLEDGVASACLLGGPDRSTLYLTVGVEVYDFEKSARDALGSIWVADVSRRGGDTRP; via the coding sequence ATGACCAACGTTGTCGCCGACACCGCCGCCGCCGTCGCGGAGGCTGGAGCTCGCGTCGTCGAGCCCCGCAAGATCACCGGAGGATTCTCCTGGCCGGAATGCCCGCGCTGGCACGACGGCACCTTCTGGTTCTCCGACATGTACACATCGACACTGAAGACGATCGACACCGAGGGAAACGTCACGGTGGTGGTCGACGCATCCGGGCGCCGAGCGGGAAGTGGGGTGCCGATCGTTCTCGGGGGCTTCGGCTGGCTTCCGGACGGGCGCCTGCTCGTGACCTCGATGCACGAAAAGCTCGTCCTCGTCCACGGCGGACACCGCCCGGACGACCTCGAGGTGTACACCGACGTGTCGGAGCTCGCGCCGGCTCCGATCAACGACATGGTCGTCGACGTCGACGGTCGTGCCTACGTGACGCAGCTCGGATTCGACTTGTTCAAGGGTGACGAACCGGTGCCGTCCCCGATCATCGTCGTCGAACCCGACGGATCGGCGTCCACGGCCGACTCGGTGGGACCACTGCTGTGCGCCAATGGAATCGCCGTCAGTGCCGACGGGACGAAGGTGTACACCGCCGAGGTCATGGATCGGAAGATCACGGTCATCGACCGGGCCGTCGACGGTACGCTCTCCAACCCCCGGACCTTCGCGACGTGTCCGTTCCTTCCCGACGGCATCGGACTGGACGAGGACGGCGGGGTGTGGGCAGCAATGCCCGGGAGCGGATACGTCGCCCGATTCACGGAGGACGGGATGACGGACGCGATTCCCGTTCCGCTGGAGGACGGTGTCGCGTCGGCGTGCCTGCTCGGTGGACCCGACCGCTCCACGCTCTACCTGACTGTCGGAGTAGAGGTCTACGACTTCGAGAAGTCCGCACGGGACGCGCTCGGCAGCATCTGGGTCGCGGACGTCTCCCGACGCGGTGGCGACACCCGACCCTGA